TACACTGCAGctgctttccatttttatatatataaatatatataaatatatactttttaaaaataatttataaacctTACCAAAACTTATGCTAAATACACTTTCCAGTACGAATGCTCGAGAGTGTCCTATCAGCAGGTAGAAGTGGAGTCTAGGAGCTCAGTTTTGCGTAGATCACGCGGACGCATCCGAGAGTACGGCCGGCGGGCGCGAACGTCGCCACGGCACGTCTACACTTGCAGATTCTTACTCCTATGCCTTTTCTTCTGTGTAACATTAAGGACTGAATGTGAAGTTTGTAGCTAGCTCGGGTGTACCTTTTAAGAATTTTGtaacctgtctgtctgtcttttgtTACTGTTCTATGGTGCCAAGTAGCCTACGTAAAACGATAATATCATGGGAGGAATGAAAAACCACAATATCTAGTCTGCTTCAGGTAGAAGTCGCTTCTAACACGGGCTgtatataaaaaaacattaaccGTAAGTTCCCTCGGCTGCTCAGCTGCAACCAACCTACGTGATGGCCCTGCTGCAAACGTTCTCTCCTAGCACGAAGTACGGCATTAAAGGTCATTGCAGTGCCTGTGGATGAAACACAAACGTGGGTTTTATTGATTTGCTCCAGAACACTACAGAATTCCTGGACTGTGTGAAGGCCTCAGATGCTCGTCTTTAGGTGAATCACTACCCTTGCAAGTGATCGGGTGTCCGCTCGCCGAATCTGTCCTTGACCGCGCGCGTTGGGGGGTCTGTGTCAGTGCTGTGGCCCCTCTGCTCTGTCCACGCGCCACACGGCAGTCCCGCCCCACGCCATTCTGTCTCACGGGGTTTCAGTTGTTGGTCACTGTGGAGGCCTTTAGAAACGACCGCTCCGGTTCCTAAGCAATAAAATTGATCCTGGTGAAAACAGTGCCGCGTCcgctttgtttcttccttccctctcccgtCTCCTTTGAAATGCTAAGTAGCGGAGGGCGAGCCTTTGTGGGCTGTTCCTTCCGATGCGGCCCCGCGGAGATCCGGGAATCCCCTTCCGTGGACGGTGGTAGCTAATGGCAATTACCCCTCGGCCTTTGAAAAGGAGATTATAAAAACGCACTGCATTCCGCGAAAGTTGAAAACTGGAAATTCCTCCGCTCTTAACTTGAGCTGAGAGAACAGTTCACTCGCAGAAATGAGGCAGATTTCGAGACCGCGCCATTAAAGAGAAAACCAGCCAGCGGTTCAAAAGAAAGGTCTTTTGTAAaatggtgcggccactgtggCAGAGACCGACTTCAGCCTTTCACGTTTCTGTCTGACGTTTTAAAAAACGCCTTCCGGGAGAACAGTTGTCGTACTGTCATcacttgtatttaatttttaacttaaaagtcaACAGTTAATGAGCAGTAGGACGCAACCGCGTGGAGCCCCGGCTCCGGCCCCGAGCGGCCGGCCGGGCCGGCCCCCCGCTACCAGGGCCGCTGCCCTCGGGGCCCAAAGCCGCCCGGTCCGCGGGCCTCGCTGTCCCTGTGCGGGGTCGCTTTGGAGTGCCCTCCGGCGCCCGAGTCTGGATCAAACAGCAGCTTCTGCCGGTTGAAGACTACGGGCCGGGGGCTGCAGGGGCCCCGGGGCAGAGTTTAAAACCCGACGTGTTCGTGGGCTGCGCTCCGAGTGCGGGCTCCGGGGGCGGAAAGCTTAGCCGCGGAGGCGCTCCCGGATGTGCCAGACCAGACCGGTCGGCCCCGAGCCGCGGGGCCCAGCGGCGGCGTAGGCCTCGCCCCCGGCCCCTCGCCCGCCCCCGGCTTTCCCAGGAGGAGGACGCGCgcgcggggtggggagggggggctcacCTGCCGCAGACCTCCGCCACTGAGCCGGCCCCGCAGCCCCGGGGACCGCGCCCGCTCGCGAGCGCAGGTGGCGGCGCGGGTCGGAGGGGCGCCGCACCGGCCGCCGCGCGCACACCTGCCGCCCGCGCCCCGCGCGCGCCGCGTCTCCGTCCGCGTCCCCGTCCGGCCCCGCTGGGCGCTCGCTGGCGTCGCGGCTCCTTCCTCCGGCTCTCCCGGGGCGGCCGAGGGGTCGCGGGGCCGGGCCCTCGCGGTCCCCTCGCTGCTGCGAGCTGCCGCCGCCCGGGCGCGGGGACACGGCGGGGCGGGGAGGCCGGGGCCGCaccgcgcccccgccgccgccgccagcccGGCCCCCGCGGGGATGAGGCCTGGGCCGGGGGACCCGCGGGgcggggaagtggggggggggcgtgcggAGAACGGAGTTCTCGAGAAGGAAGACACACGCGGTGCAGCCTCGGGAGCCGCGGCTCCGCCGGGAACgtgttaaataatttattgattaTACAAAGTGATTCCGCCCGGGACGCGCGGCCGCCTTATAACTTAttctgtaaaaatatatatacacgcgggcgggcggcggcgagGGGCGCCGGCCCGCCCCGACCCTGCTTGCTCACAAGGCGtcccccgcgccgccgccgcacGGGCTGACCAGCGCCAAGTTCGCGGGTTTGTGCTTCTTGAGCAGCCGCGTGATCTTCTCGTCGTCCGAGTTGGGGTCCAGGGGCCGGTTGTACTCGTCGTCGTCCTCCGCGTCTGAGCCGCCCACCTTCAGCTTCTCGGCGTCCGAGTCCTGCTTCTTCTTGGCCGACGCCATCTCCGCCGCGTGCCGCTTGCGCCACTTGGTCCGGCGGTTCTGGAACCACACCTGCGGCGGGGAGcggggggttggggttggggttggggggcggTCAGGCGGCTCCCCGGGCGAGACCCCCGCCGCCCGCGTGGACGCGCAGGGCCCTCGGCGGCAGCTCCTCGGCCCGGCCGCGGGGCAGCGGCGCCCCCGGGGGGGTGGCTgcgggaggctggggggggggggggcggacggggcggggggcgcgggctgGCGGCCGGTCGCGCGCCGTTCGCCGGACGCGGGCGCCGGGATCCCCTCCCGCCACCACCACGTTCCGCGCAGCGGGGCCCGCGGGAGGCCGCCCCGCTCCCGGCCGCTCACCTTGACCTGGCTCTCGGTCATGCCCAGGGAGTAGGCGAGGCGCGCGCGCTCCGGGCCCGCCAGGTACTTGGTCTGCTCGAAGGTCTTCTCCAGCGCGAAGATCTGCTGGCCCGAGAAGGTCGGCCGCGAGTGCTTCTTCTTGCCGTCCTTGTCCAGGACCCCGCCGGCCTGGGCTGCAAAGCGGGTTGGCGGCGGCGGTGAGCTCGGCcggccgccccgcgccccgcgccccgacCCCCGCCTCCCCGCGCGCGCCCGCGCGCGCGCCACCTACCCGGGCCGGCCAGGCGCGGGTCCCTCCAGGGCGAGCCCTGCACCACGCCGGGCCAGAAGATGGGCGGGCGCCCCGGCAGCTCGGCCAGCGGCTTGGGGTAGCCGCGCGCCACGGCCGCGGGCCCGAAGTAGACGCCGGCCGACGACGCGAGCCCGTTGAGACGGGGCAGGCCGCCCAGGAGgccgccgcccgccgcgcccACCGGCCGCCCCAGGATGTCGCTGATGCCGTGAGGGGTGCCGAGCGGCAGCTGCGCGCCCAGGCCGCCCAGCGCGGGCGCCTTGAAGCCGGCCGGGCCCTGCAGCGCGTACGGGAACAGCGACGTCTTCATCTCGGCCATGTTGTGCAGCGCGGCCAGGGGCGCGCTGCTCAGCACGAACGCGCCCGGGCGGTTAGCGTCCatgggcgccgccgccgccggcccggGCGCCCATccgggccccgccgccgccgccgccgccgcccgccgcccgcgcccgccgGCCCGGGAAGTTCGCGCGCGGCCCGGGGCGCCGGCTGCAGCGGGGCGCTCGGGGCGCGGGCGCCGACGGCCCGGGGAGGCGCGAGGGCGGCGGCTCCGGCGCGGGGCTGGGCGGCGGCCGCGGGGTCGGCGGGGCAGCGGCGGgacgacggcggcggcggcggcggcggcggcggcggcggctccgggGCCGATCGGAGCGGCGCCGCGCGGGCCGGACGCGCTGATAACCGCGGGGGCCCCCGAGCGGCGCGCGCGCTGATTGGCTGCGGGCGCCCGCGGCCCGGCCATTGGCCAGCGCCCCGCCCGTCTGCGCGCCCCCGCCGGCCGCGCACTCCATGAAGGGCCCATTAGCGCGGCAGGTGCCTCCCCGGCTGTAAATTTGCCCCCTGATTTATCTCCCCCGGGACGAAATAAATCCCGTTGGATGGGAGTTTAGTTAGGCAAAGGTTTTAATGGGGAATCGGGAAAAAATACGAGAACATATTTTATCGCTCGAAAGAATGCAGATTTGAGGATCCGCTCGGCACGTTCTGTGCGTCCCGTTCGGCGAAGAGCCCCCAGGTGTGCGGGCGCGGGGAGCCGGTTGGCACCGTCGTGGGGACACGGCCAGAGCGCCGGCCCGGGCTCAGGTTTCGGGGAGCACCGCGAACAATCGGGGCGGGGGGGACGTTCCCTGTGACGCAGACGGGTGGAGGACGCTGGACCTCGTGGCCCGCGCGCCGAGGGGCCAGCGCGAATCTGCTCCGCTGGCGCGGTTGGCGAGACCCGCCGGGGGCCCCAAGCGAGGTGGCCGGCCTCGCGCGCTGCCAGGCGGGCAgttccctgtcccctcccagccCGCGGCACTGCCCTCTGCAGGGTTGGGGCGCGCGGACGGTTCGGGCCTCCCGGCCCCGCGTTTCCCGGAAGGCCACCTCAGCCTCGAACTCCCTCCCGGACCCCACGACCGAGCCCACGTGCCGCTGCTGTCTCGTGGAGAAGAGCGACGtggccagctcagagccccgaACCCAGGGCGCGTGGGCCACGGTCGGGGCCTTGCCCTGTGTGCGCTCCCGAGGCGCAGCGGGCAGTAGCGCCGCCTTCACGGGACACGCGGGGCCCAAGCCGTCCCCCCTGCTACGAAAAGCCCCCCCGCCCACGGCCCCGCTGGGGGGATTCAGGGAGATCGCTGCGGACTCCGCGCCTGCGAGGAGCAGGCGCTGAGTAAGACGCTGGCCGTTGTCGCCTCTAGTCTCTTGGGCGGCGTCACACTGATTCGTAAGTGGCGGCCGCTACTGTTACTCGCTGCCTGCTGGGAGCCGTGACCCCAGCGTGGGCGAACGGACCGCCTGTCTCGGGCCTGGTGCGGTTCCGTTAGCAACGACTTTCCCGTTTCCCCCGGGCCGCCAGGGTTTGGATGGTGCGAGTGGAGGCGACCCTCCCGGCTCTGTGCGGGGACCCAGCGTCCCCTCGCACGGCGACCTTCGGGGGTCCATTTTCGTTTTGTGCCGTTAGCGGCGGGGTCTTGGCGCCGCGAGCCCCTACGCCAGATCGCGGCTGGAAAGCCACTGGCCGGCTGGGCTGCGCGGGCCTGAGGGCTGGGGGTCGCCCCTGCGTCCCGTGCGCGCGCGCCGTGCTGCCCAGGAGAGGCTGCGGCACGTGCGGGGCCCTCAGCTCCGTGTGCGGCGCAGCCCCGCGCGCACGGGGGTTCCTGCCTCCCCGCTTCCTGGGCCAGGGCTGCACTCGCCCGATCCGGGTGACCTGCCCCAGCGGGGCCCGGCCCCCAGGACACCCGCCCCGGCCTCGCTTGCAACACACCCCACGTCCCCGGGGCAAACAGCCGCGTGTGCGCCCTGAGAGCCTGGCCGCGGGGGCACTCTGCCCGCAGGATGGGGCCCCAGAGGCCGAGGCACCGCCGCCCAGGCTGGgactccgggggggggggggggggggggagggccgcgg
The sequence above is drawn from the Panthera tigris isolate Pti1 chromosome D2, P.tigris_Pti1_mat1.1, whole genome shotgun sequence genome and encodes:
- the NKX6-2 gene encoding homeobox protein Nkx-6.2, yielding MDANRPGAFVLSSAPLAALHNMAEMKTSLFPYALQGPAGFKAPALGGLGAQLPLGTPHGISDILGRPVGAAGGGLLGGLPRLNGLASSAGVYFGPAAVARGYPKPLAELPGRPPIFWPGVVQGSPWRDPRLAGPAQAGGVLDKDGKKKHSRPTFSGQQIFALEKTFEQTKYLAGPERARLAYSLGMTESQVKVWFQNRRTKWRKRHAAEMASAKKKQDSDAEKLKVGGSDAEDDDEYNRPLDPNSDDEKITRLLKKHKPANLALVSPCGGGAGDAL